The genomic stretch TTTCACACAGATTGTTTCTTGGTTTATTTGTCCTTCTTCCTCTCCACACACATGATCATTAGTTCCATAAGGGCAAGAACAGCACCTGGCACACAACAGGCTCTCAATGTCAAATGAGTACATTCActtcttagttatttttagaCTTCTAACAAATTATACCCAAAacttagtagcttaaaacaacaaccaAGTTACTAAGTTTATGATTTTGTGGGTTAGGTCATTTGGTGATATTTAACTTGTGGATGGACTCATCTGAAGAGTCCAAGAAGCCTTCCCCTATATGTTTGGCACTGTGGTATGGATGCCTGGAAGGAGAAGACTCAGCTAGAACCATAGACCAAGCAACTAAATATAATTTCTTCACCATCATGGCAGCCTCAGAACAGTCATATTTCTTATTTGATTATGGTTCAAGGTTCCAAGGGTGAGAGTTCCAGCAAACAAGGTAGGAACTGGTGACTTTTTATAACTCAGTTTCAGAAGTCACAGAGCATCAATTCTATCATGCTCTATATGTTGGAAGTGGCCATAAGCACAAGAGATtcaaagaaaggataaaagaaatGCTGAAAAATTTGCAGCCATAGTTTAAATTTCCATGACTCCATAGCCCACAGTGCAGAGAGCTTTGGACCTAGCAGGTATTCAGGAAATTTTAATTGAATCAAAATGGAATTTAAAGGATGGGACTTTCAACTGTGGTAGTACAAGTGGagggaaaataatttaatacagaggcttagaaagaataatttaaaataatctacatactttaccatttatttttgttttgttttgttttgttttaagacagtgtctctctatgaagcccaggttggcctcaaaatcactgtgtagcccaggctggcctccaactggagatcttcctacctctgcctgacgagtgttgggattacaggcttgtgccttCACACCTAGATGATCTACATACTTTCCAAAAAAAGAGTAAACATCAAGCTCAATATAGAATGCCTGTGGTAGGCTCACCAGTAGACTGGGCATAGTTAAGAAAAGAATCCGGgtgtggaaggctgaggcagatggATTCCTTGATTCTCACTGACCCCAAGAGTTTGGATCCAGCCTAGGCAATGTAGTGAGATGAAAACaaggaagcaagagaaagagGGACAAAGAAAGGGGGTGGAAAACCAGTGGACTTGAAGAAAAACCTCCCAAATTGAAGTGTAaagagcaaggccttgagttcaaactccagtaccacacatgtgcacacacacacacacacagccaataACTGTGGAACAACTACAAAAGGATGTAACATATATGACACAATGGGAATATTGGAAGGATAATTAAAAAggtaagaagcagaagaaaatttTGAAGTAATAATGACTGAGGAATGACTAAAGGAATAACAGATCCTAAACCATAATTTGGAAATTCAGAGAACACCAAGAATAAATAGCAATCTACACCCAGGAATATGTGCACATACCTACCAATATGAGAAACAGACAAATTCCATTATTATAGAGACTTGAACATACCTCTGTCAGCAGGCAGTCAGTAACGAAATGGGTAAACTAAAGAACACCATGAATCAATTAGATCTAACTGACATTTATAAGAcacttcatccaacaacagcaaaatatatattcttttcaaatgCATCTACCAAGATATACCACATTCTGGGGAATAAAACATACCTCaatgactttaaaataataattactctGATTAGGAAATATGCTttcaaaccaaacaaaatacaaaataccatagactgggtggcttaaacaaccaaaatttatttctcatagttctggaggctaggaagtacAAGATCAAGGTGATCAATTCAGTTCCTGGTAAGGCCTGCAACTGGCCACCTTCTTTCCATGTCCTCATATGGCAGAGGAGAGAGAGCTCTGGTGACTTTTCCACTTATAAAGGCACCAGTCCTATGGAATTAAGGTACCACCTTTATGACCTCACATAATCTTTATTACCTCCTCAtaggccctgtctccaaaaacagcCACATTGGTGTTCAATTCCAACACAGGAATTGGTCAGGGGGGAACACAAATATTTGGCCCATTACATCTGACTAGtcaagaaaagacacaaataccagaagacacaaaaatcagaaatgaaagagagaccATAATTACTGATCCTAAGGATATTTAAAGGAGTAATAAAGGAATAGTATGAACAACTCTGTGTATAAATTTGATAACttaggaaatggacagattccttgAAAGACATAATCTATCAAAACTCATACAAAGAAAATAGATAATATGAATAGGCCAATATCAATTAAATAAATTGAATCAATATTTAACTTTCCAAAGCCAGGCCCAGATGGGTTCATTtgtgaattttatcaaacatttaagGAGTAAGTTATACCAATTCTCTATAATCTCTGCTCTGCAAAAAAAGATGTGTTAATAGACAAGCCACAGACCAGGAGAACACATTTGCAAAATACCTTACTACTCTGATAAATGACTGGTAATCAAAACATAGAAAGAGCTATTAAAATTCAACAGTAAGAAAGTATacaattgaattaaaaataacaagagGTATCAATGGATTCCTTATCAAAAAGGATTTATAGATAGCAAATAAGTACATGGAAAGAAACTCAACATCATGTATCATTAGGAAACtgctaattaaaatgaaataacactACACAACTTAACAGAATGGGTGAGAATACCAAATTCTGAGAAGAACTTGGAGCAATGACAATCCTCATTCACTGCTAATAATAGTGAAGAATAGTACAGCAATTTGAaagtttctttcaaaactaaataCAGACTTACCTTATGACCCAGCTATTTCACTTTTGGTATTTATCCAAATAAACtgaaaacatatgttcacacaaaaacctgcacgtGAACTTTATGGCAGATTTCTTCATAACTGACAAAACTCAGAAGccaccaagatgtccttcaataagtgaatggataaataaattttgGTACATCCAGataatgtaatattattcagtgctaaaGAGAAATGAGCTAGTAAATCATGAAAAGACCTAAGTAACCAAATATGTATGCTGCTTAATGAAAAAGTTAATCTGAAAAGGATACTCACTACCTGATTCTTCtaaatgacattctggaaaagccaACACATAGGGACAGTAAAAAGGTCAGGGCATGCCAGGTGTTCAGGTTGAAGAAAGGGATGGGAGATGAGTAGATGGAGCACAGGGGATATATAGGCAGTAAAACTATTCTGTGTTATGCTGAGTGCTACTATAAAAGTAGATACATGTCATTACTCATCtgtgaacaaaacaaagcaaaacaaacaaccttaatatattactatatattaaGTATTATATATTACTATATTCACTAGAGAAGAACCAGAGAAATATGTTTTCATGAGAAATTGCTTGTTGGTTAATGCAGATATGCACAATGACTTTTCTAGCTTCCTATCAATGTATCATGTTTTACTGCTGCTTACCTGAAGTGGTTATGTGTGAAACACGCTTGGTCAGATCAGAGATGTGAGGGTGTGAGATGAGAAAAAGCATGTTACCTTAGCTGCTGGGCTGCTCACTTGCTCAGCTACTTTGTCACCATGTCTTATCACACTAAGCCTTGAACACATCTGCTCAGCCTGCTCATTGTCATTATAATTATGGGCAGATACTTCTACCCACATAATCCTTGCAAAGATACAATCCTTGCTTCCAATTTTTCAATTTGATTGTAtcaattttctattgctataaaaCAAATTATCAAAAACTTGGCACCTAACACAAATGTATTATCGCATAGTTCCCATGGGACAGAAACCTGGATGTGGGTTAGTGGGGTTCTTTGCTCAACGCTGAAATTAAGGTGGGGCTGCAATCTGAATGGAGGCTCAGGGTACAATTCCAAGCCAATGGTGGCTAGCAGAATTCATTTTCTTGTGGCTATAGGATGGAAGCCCTTAGTTCTGAGCGGTTATAGAAACCATTCCTTGCTAtgtggccattttcacaacatGGCATTTTGCCATCTATCTCTCCAACTTCAGTAAAggcccatccttttttttttttttttcttggcagtactggggtttgaactcagggcctcatgcttgctagccaggtgctagcaagaaccacttgagccactcttccagcccttttttgtgttaagtatttttgagatagggtctggcaaactatttgcctagggctgggctccaaccacgatcctcctgatctctgcctcccaagtagctaggattacaggtataagccaccagcactAAGCAGGTTCAGTCCCTTTTAAAGTCTTGCCTGATTAGGATGGGCCTACCTGAATAATCTTTGAGACCTTCATTATATCATCTATAACATCCTTCATTTGCTATATAATATAGCATAGATGCAGGAGTGAAATCCACCAAAGTTCCTGACGTTCAAGTTAAGGTGATTACACAAGGCATAAATAAGAGTGGGCTGAGAATCTTGGGGCCATCTCAGAATTCTGCTTATCACATGGTGAATTAATCCTGATGAAATTAATGTTGTCAGATTAATCCTCCTTAATCAGGCCAATCATCATACTgcccttcttttaaaataattttcaatagtTCCCCAAAACACATAAAATGAATTCTAAATTCATAATTCAAGGCCCTTCTCAACTTGCCCCAGGTGACATATAGATCTTAACTCTCACTGGCCCTCCTCTATCAGTCCTCGGTCACAGGGCCCCTTTGCTCTGCTTATCCCATGCCCTCTGTATCCTTTGTGGCCACATTTGTTCTTGCTTCCTCCTTCTTACTTAAAGCCTACCTAGCCTTCAAGATGCTGCACTGAACTTTGTACAAATCTTTTCTGACTTgaatttcttgccttttcttcactTCTTCAAACACTATGGTGGAGCATAAATTTATCCCTGTGTGCATATCCTTTTGCAATGCAACTTTGTCACTCAGCCCAAAACATGGACTGAGTATCTCTACTCCTTGACTCTGGGCCAGACCATGTGACTTTCTTTATCCAGGGGAACATTAGCAAACATGATGCCAGAAGACACTTAAAAAGCACTTCTGTAGGGATGGGAGTGcaattcagtggcagagcatttgctaGCATATGCAAGGACCTAGGATGGAACCCCAgtattgtaaaacaaaataaaataaaacaaaaccaaaaaaagcactTGTGTGCTGGGGCTTGCACTCTTGCTGTCTTGGTAACCCTGCATAGGGTGCCAAATCATCCCTATGGCCCCAAATGACACTGGGCCAATCACCTAtcacatgaaaaataacaaatgttagtgTTTTAAGTCATGGAACATTTTATCAACTTTTGTAGCAAATTACTTACTGTTTAAGAATAAACAGATTCAAAGAAGTCCTTTTTAGTACCAAATTTACTCAGTTTCATTCTAGTAGCTTGTGTTGAAGAAATTGTATACAAATtacagcttatttttttttcagtcctggagtttaaactcagggcctccaccttgagccactccaccagcccttttatgtgaagagttttttttgagatagagtctcatgaactatttgcctgggctggctttgaaatgcaatcctcctgatctctgcctcctaggatgtagctaggattataggcaagagccaccagcacctggccacgGTCTGGTGTTTAGTATCTGGAAGCTCTCTGTGGGAGTTAGTCATGAAGCTTATGCCATGACTTTTAAAGGTATAAACAGCCCAAAGTATCTGTCAATAGAGGAATGGACAAATGAAATATAGTATATCCATATTGGAatgttattcaaccataaaaaggaatgaggttCTGGTATATATTATGACATGGAGGAACCTTGAAGAAATTAtgctaactgaaataagccagacataaagggacaaatattatatgatttcacttataaaaaatatttagagtAAGTAAATTCATAGAGCAGTAGGTCTGTGCTTATTAGGGACTTGCATGACAATTACACAACATTGCGAATGCAATTAATGCCACAGAACTGCATAATTAAAGACAGAAAGTTTTATGTCATATTTATTTTACTATAGTATTTGAAATTAATGTAACATACTCATATTTCTTGTACAAATTTTATACtgtaatatatcttaataaagctattaaaaattaaaatacaacaaagaaaaaacaccaaaaatacttgtttcatttctttccttagaGTTTTCCTTCACTGCCAGGAAACTCAAAACTAAGTTTTAAGTTCAAACATAGCAACTCAGCTGGTACACAGATGTGCTAAAAATCACTGTTTTCATCACTATCATCAAATCAGAGGATCCAGATTTCTGTTCATATCTTTCTGTGTTTCCTTCACTCATCATCTTTGCTAACTAAAATTCATTCAAGTGATCTTTCTCCAGGCCCCAACAGACCCTGCCATGGTTAATATTGATGGTCAACTTAATTGGATTGTgaagcacctaggagattagtaaagcacattttTGCATGTGTCCATGAGGGTGTTTCTAGAAAGGACTAAGTAAGGGGGGAAGATATTCCCTGAATGTAGGCAGTACCGTAACATAGGCTGGGGCCTGGATGGAATGAAAggcaaaaaaggagaaagccaaTTAACTcaggcattttctctctctccttcttgtcTACCTTGAGGTGAAAAgcttctgccacatgctcccgctgccatgatgttctgactCACCACAGGCACAAAATCAACAATCAAGGACTGTGGAAAGAAATCTCTGAAACATCAAGCTAAAATAAatagttttctcctttaagttgttctgtcaggtattttggtcacagctttggaaagctaactaacatagACTTTAAAGTAAACTGAGAGGCTAAACCTCTGAGGTTATGGTATTAATTCTGCAAATATGACACTATAGTAACcctcaaaaaaaaggagaagagctCATCCTAAACATCAAATTAAAAGAATGAAGGGCCTCAAAAGCAGTGAGGAACAAGGTAACcagcatcatttaaaaataccttCAGTCTACTTCTGGAGAGTGCTTTCACCACACAAAATCAAAAGGCTCAAATCTGATAACCCAGGCACAGATACAACCATCGTTGACTGACcttttcattctagggatgccttatttacagaaatattcaaaaattcaccaAATAGCCATGTTTTcccataaacatttaaaaaccacaCTCCAAAATTCCAAGGAGCCAGCCctggattaattttttaaaaagcctgaaGATAGGGGTGGACGGGGGTGACTTATGAGTTAACAAGGGATTAATTAGATATAATTATAAACTGCCAATCACCACAATTCAATGATACTCAGACTTTTAAAAGCTATTCcaatactctggtttctctttagATCGTataaatcttttgccttttaaaagCTATTCCATTACAAGGAGGggcacagaggaaaaaaaggaggagcGATGGGGTgcaagaagaggagggaaagaaaaataaaagaaaattagatcTTTTCTAAAAGGCTACTTATAAGACTTAAGAAACTTACACATTCATGGCCAAGTGCTCAATAATATTTCCCAGTGAAATGAtctctaaaattttataaataaaaaagaacagtttaaaaaaaagaatgacttacTGTCTTATTGGTGAGTTCATGGAAGATTCCTTTTTTGAATCAGGAGAACTTACAGcttgaaaaatacaatttttttttccagtggacaGGGCATCTCTTTCTTGCTCAGTGTGGATTAATCTAAAGGCCTctattctttctccctccatcttGTCACCTGGATTCAGCCGTGGTTCTGGACTTTCTAAAATCAGATCATCTTCACTTACAGAGACTGTGAGGTCACTGCTGCTGCACAaactttcctcctcttcttcttcctgcaTCTTTATGAAAGGTCTTTGTGACTTTGGATCCCCATGGGCAAGATGATCTAAAAGTGGGAATATGAACATATTACTGACCATTAATTGGATGGAGAATTGAGGTAACAGAGCAAAATTACTAATCAATTAAAAACATGTACAAAAAATTTACAACCTGTTATAGTACTTAAAAActcaaatatatctttaaaaattttctaaatttcctttaatttttaattactgCTGAGCTATACCACgagttttcaaaaattttttttaaatatgtaagtatttttgaagtactaggaatttgaactcaaggcttcacacttgctacatactctaccccttgagtgaGGCCTTTAgcccttaaaataatttttaaaaaatcatagtgattttttaaaactcagtgacTTAACTTTCAAAGATATTTGTACATACACATTGAAGAACTTCTTAGAGTTGAATTAATTAACAAAGTCTCTATTTTGGATTTTGGCAGAGATAAAATTTGATTATATTCTGTTCTTATATAAGATCATTATCACCCAAAGAAACTAAACACTAACAAAAATCAGCAATCAAACTCAGCCTATCAACCCACCTGAGAAACCTTCCCAGGCAGAATGCTTCTCTTGAGACCACTTATTTTCAGATGCACAGTGTTCTGAAACTGATACCGCAGAGACTGGCGGGCTGGCTCGCTCTTCCTCAACCTCAATATGTTCTTGTGTCAGTACTTCTCCCTCTGATCCCTCTGATCTGCTGAAACTGTCACACCTTAAATCAGTGGTTCTGTTTTCTGGGCTTAATCTTTCCTGTAACGAGGAATGAAGTTCAGCAGACTTTTTGCCTTCAGATAAATTACTCTTGCTGTGACGTGTGTTGTTTCCTATCTCCAAGCAATGAGTTtgttcctcctcagacaacacaCTGGCTGTGACTGGCATTTTCTCACCAGTCTGAAGAGATGTCTTTCCATCTATTTTGTCAGTCTTATTTAAGCACTGTGTGTCACTATTAGTTTGTACTACACAGCTGTCTGTCACATTACTGCTCTGGGCTGTCTGTTGGTGTGAATGTGGGTCAGGAATTGAAAAGTTCTTTGTGGGCTGGGGAGATTTCTGCTCTGTACTGAAATCGCCAATGCTTGAGATGGCTGACATTGGGTGACCCATAAAGATCGTTGCTGGTTGATACAATCCTCTTGACATAGCTGTCCCCAAACTGATTCCTGCTTGCACTGCAACCTGCAAAAGGAGACAGGAGTTAAACAATTAGGTTGTTTTCAGAAATGAAAGGAGTTAAAGGAACTATAGCCATCAGTACCTACATGTTTAATAAAAGTCATGACTTTTTACTtaacaaatgagcaaaaaataGTAGGGTCCATACTATATACATGTACTTAATGCAACTGAGGTgcatgattaaaataaaatcaaactagTAGTTATGTTATGCATATGCAATAAAAAAAAGCCCCCTAGGCATTTAGTCCATCTTCTCTCTCCATCTTGTCACCTGAATTTGATTGTGGttctcaagtttgaggctagcctcaactagatcttatctcaaaaaaccaagaaaaaaacctttcaatAATCACCTTCCGGATAGTATTAAAATAGATGGCATcatgtataaaatattaataatttgtaACCAAACCGTAAATAACATCAGTTTTTCCTGAACATCCTCAAGGAAATTTAAAGCAATTTAAATTTACTGGCACATCTATAGGAAAAATTTATATGGTCTTGCACAGAAAGAgagggaatgaagaaagaatgagagacagagagaagcaaCTGGTTCAATGGCTTGAACGAGGGTACATGATGGGAAGCAGAACTAGAAGTAATAAGTATGAAGTCTTCAGAAAGTTAAATGCTTTTCTTCCAAAGGGACCAAAACACTTCCATAGATATAACATATAACAGCATTTATTTCATAGAGATATAGAGTATACAGGGAGCTGTAAGATGTATTTTCACCCCTCCTCTGCAGATGGAAAATATGAGACCCaaattttaagagagaaaatgtCATATGCACAGCTGAAACAGAATCTAAATCTTGCTTCTCTTCAAAAACTCATCTTCTgttcctgaaatttaaaaaaaaagacaactttgAAGTCAACAAATGACCAGAGATGCCATAGAAAGTGGTAGAATAAGGACCTTTGATAATTCTCTTGTTCCACAAAAGaaataacactgaaaaaaatttcagaataacTTTTCAGACCCGTGGAAACTAACCAGGCTTAAGGCAATCTGGgaagcatttttatttaagagaaacatctgaattttattttatcttattttggtggtactggggtttgaactcagggcttcacacttgctggcaggCGCTTTCTCACTTGAGACACTTTGCCAGCCCATGAATCTTGATGAGAACAGTGAGCTTCATGGTGTTTTAATGTACCTTATTCTTCTCCACTCCCACACACATACTTGCCAGGTGGGGAGTGAGCTTAAAAACCTGTACTAACAGTGAACAAGCTGCCTGTTAGCCTCTGGAAGAGGGAGAACAGGGATCAAATTCCTATAAGGAAGGAAACTCTACATTTGAAAAGTATAATCACTGGAGTGAAAAACCAACTGGAGGGGCTACACAGCAGAttagaataagaagaaaaaaagagttagcAATCCTGAATATAGGTCCATTGAGATTATCCAatctgaggaaaagaaaggaaaaagaaaaataagcagaatCTCAGAGACCTGTGGGACACCATCAAGTATACCAAATGCAAATAATGAAAATCCCAGAAAGAATGTAGAGAGAGAAATGGACCAAAAAAGTTttgaagaaataacagaaaaaatagcAGGGGAGCTCAACAAAGTCCagtagaataaatttaaaaagatccaTATCCAGACATTAATTTCAAATAGAAAACTAAATCCAAAGCAGACAGAAGGAAGATTAGAGCAGAAACAAACAAGTTAGATAACAGAAACACATAGAGAAATCAATGATACCAAAAGGTGATTCTGTGAAAAGATGAACAAACTGACAGGCAATCCCTTCGATAGACTCATCAAGTAAAAAGAGGGAAGACTCGAATAGCTAAAATTACAAATGCAAGTGGGTATTTTGTTACTGACCAAAAAGGTACAATCAAAGTTGACCCAAGAACTAGAAAATCTGGCTGCATGCattgactcacgcctgtaatcccagcaacaagGAAATCACAAGGATCGCAGCTTGAGTCCAGCCTGCAGAAAAAGtcagcaagatctcatctcaacaaataagctgggtgtacTAGTATATActtgcaatcttagctactcaagaggcataggtaggatgattgtggtccaaggcAATCCAGGgggaaaatatctgaaaaataacataaagcaaaaagatctcaagtgtacagtgcttgtctagaaaacacgaagccctgaattcaaattccagcactgccagaaaaaaaggTAGGAAATCTGAATAAACCTATATGAAGGTAAGTgatttaattagaaataaaaaactttcCACAAAGTCAAGTCCAGAACTAGAAGGCTTCACTTGTGAGTTCTACCACTTATTTGAAGAAGGATTAATGCCAACCTtcataaactcttccaaaaatagGAGAAGAAGAAATATTCCTTACTGATACTATGAATTTGGTTTTTCACACCAAACACAAATAAAAGACATCACAAGAATGATGTCTTTCATCATTCCACTACTTTTTATGCATATAGATGAAAAATTCCCAGTGAAAACATAGCAAACTGAATCAAACAACACATAAAAGGATTATATACCATTACTAAATACTCAGAATTTATGCAATGTtgaatcaacatataaaaatgtttttagtggcacacacctgtaatcccagcacttgggagactaacgtaagaggatcatgaattcaaggcctgcctgggctacatagtcagatcctgtctcaaaaaaaaaaaatttttatattgattcaACATAAAAGTCAATTAGCTCCACAATGTATCAAAAAATCATATTGTACATggcat from Castor canadensis chromosome 5, mCasCan1.hap1v2, whole genome shotgun sequence encodes the following:
- the Kiz gene encoding centrosomal protein kizuna isoform X5, with product MSRVPTSSAPLPSPEYYERVGQLQNGLRDSEKKRLDLEKKLYEHSQSHICKVKLKYVKLKKYLEEICESERRARLRNQEYLKQFEHVQDRVGHFTTNTETLQKLKIQYETQIKKMQLLSKDNLETKGELKDEDREKVAVQAGISLGTAMSRGLYQPATIFMGHPMSAISSIGDFSTEQKSPQPTKNFSIPDPHSHQQTAQSSNVTDSCVVQTNSDTQCLNKTDKIDGKTSLQTGEKMPVTASVLSEEEQTHCLEIGNNTRHSKSNLSEGKKSAELHSSLQERLSPENRTTDLRCDSFSRSEGSEGEVLTQEHIEVEEERASPPVSAVSVSEHCASENKWSQEKHSAWEGFSDHLAHGDPKSQRPFIKMQEEEEEESLCSSSDLTVSVSEDDLILESPEPRLNPGDKMEGERIEAFRLIHTEQERDALSTGKKNCIFQAVSSPDSKKESSMNSPIRQSKQAPDWGLLRMQMDKHGATLKEHDNSLEKKATALLKKALTEECDHRSAIHSDESFCSLSSILNDNSGIKEAKSALWLNSVLTREQEVSSGCEDESKEESVTAKVPITGSNIDSSTFKTRTTHKIVSEANFSSSEGSSLSSVLCYHDFMCGVFTLLGCS
- the Kiz gene encoding centrosomal protein kizuna isoform X6, which gives rise to MSRVPTSSAPLPSPEYYERVGQLQNGLRDSEKKRLDLEKKLYEHSQSHICKVKLKYVKLKKYLEEICESERRARLRNQEYLKQFEHVQDRVGHFTTNTETLQKLKIQYETQIKKMQLLSKDNLETKGELKDEDREKVAVQAGISLGTAMSRGLYQPATIFMGHPMSAISSIGDFSTEQKSPQPTKNFSIPDPHSHQQTAQSSNVTDSCVVQTNSDTQCLNKTDKIDGKTSLQTGEKMPVTASVLSEEEQTHCLEIGNNTRHSKSNLSEGKKSAELHSSLQERLSPENRTTDLRCDSFSRSEGSEGEVLTQEHIEVEEERASPPVSAVSVSEHCASENKWSQEKHSAWEGFSDHLAHGDPKSQRPFIKMQEEEEEESLCSSSDLTVSVSEDDLILESPEPRLNPGDKMEGERIEAFRLIHTEQERDALSTGKKNCIFQAVSSPDSKKESSMNSPIRQSKQAPDWGLLRMQMDKHGATLKEHDNSLEKKVRTLTAAHSRQEQLTKLFRKLIFHLVKEVLCQVCCVTMILCVECSLCWAALRGSLCKFNKGEYKERSFDYNCPNLVYQ